A single window of Acidimicrobiia bacterium DNA harbors:
- a CDS encoding DsbA family protein codes for MSKQTNTAKASSGGLSSGLKKATIPLVIAAVAGIIAILSFTGAGNSDQKATANPNEDPAANLPAFNFPGPRPRGDNGFALGSTDAPVVMIMYSEYQCPFCGRHATQTQPDLINTYVKAGLLRIEWRDFPFLGTESFTAANAGHAAADQGAFWEYTDRLFAEQGRPNSGHFTDEYLIATAADLGLDTKRFSQVMNDPATAAAVDADRDEGVSYSVTGTPAFFINGQFVSGAQPPEVFVATIENAAVAAGVVFD; via the coding sequence ATGAGCAAACAGACAAACACGGCTAAAGCTTCCTCCGGTGGCCTGTCTAGTGGGCTCAAGAAAGCCACTATTCCATTGGTGATAGCGGCGGTAGCTGGCATCATTGCCATTCTCTCGTTCACCGGTGCTGGCAACTCTGACCAAAAAGCCACGGCTAACCCAAACGAAGATCCGGCTGCCAACTTGCCAGCCTTCAACTTCCCCGGTCCTCGACCTCGGGGCGACAATGGTTTTGCACTCGGATCAACTGATGCGCCCGTTGTGATGATCATGTACAGCGAATATCAATGTCCGTTTTGCGGGCGTCACGCCACCCAAACCCAGCCCGATCTGATTAACACCTACGTGAAAGCCGGACTTCTTCGTATCGAATGGCGCGACTTTCCCTTTCTCGGCACCGAATCGTTCACCGCTGCAAATGCTGGCCACGCGGCAGCCGACCAAGGAGCGTTTTGGGAATACACCGACCGTCTTTTCGCCGAACAAGGCCGCCCTAATAGCGGACATTTCACCGACGAATATTTGATCGCCACTGCGGCCGATCTTGGACTCGACACCAAACGCTTCAGCCAAGTTATGAACGACCCCGCCACCGCCGCGGCAGTTGATGCCGACCGTGATGAAGGTGTTTCATACAGCGTCACAGGTACCCCGGCGTTTTTTATTAATGGCCAGTTCGTAAGTGGCGCACAACCGCCAGAAGTATTTGTTGCGACCATCGAAAACGCGGCGGTCGCAGCTGGCGTTGTTTTCGACTAG
- a CDS encoding cytochrome c biogenesis CcdA family protein, with translation MSEVTLITAFVAGVLALLSPCSALLVPSFFAYAFSTKRALAMRTLVFWAGLATVLVPLGMGSTLASTVVYKHRETMILVAGWVLIALGVYQLLGKGFSIPFTNRLQAGTAKLDVQGSIVSTYALGAVYGLAGFCSGPVLGAILTMAATESVPLHGGIMLGVYTLGMTAPLFVMAAAWDHFDLGKRGWLRGKPIKLGPIRTHTTSVISGALFVIIGWMFIRFDGMVGATGLFGDNTDLEFRLQDRINDWFGWIPGWLVAVVVLVAALAVAWKRARREMA, from the coding sequence TTGAGCGAAGTTACCCTAATAACGGCTTTTGTGGCCGGGGTTTTGGCACTGTTATCGCCTTGTAGCGCGCTCTTGGTGCCTTCCTTCTTTGCCTATGCGTTTTCTACCAAGCGCGCTCTTGCAATGCGAACGCTTGTGTTTTGGGCTGGTTTGGCCACCGTTTTGGTACCACTCGGAATGGGATCGACCTTAGCTTCAACGGTGGTTTACAAACACCGTGAAACCATGATTCTAGTAGCGGGTTGGGTGTTGATTGCCTTGGGGGTATATCAGCTATTGGGCAAAGGTTTCTCCATACCTTTCACCAATCGACTACAGGCCGGGACCGCAAAATTAGACGTGCAAGGAAGCATTGTTTCAACCTATGCCCTAGGTGCCGTATATGGCCTGGCCGGGTTTTGTTCCGGCCCCGTCTTAGGTGCCATCTTGACCATGGCGGCCACCGAATCGGTGCCGCTACACGGTGGCATCATGCTTGGGGTTTACACCCTGGGAATGACAGCCCCATTGTTCGTGATGGCCGCCGCGTGGGACCACTTTGACCTGGGCAAACGTGGTTGGCTTCGTGGAAAACCGATTAAGCTTGGCCCAATTCGTACCCACACCACATCGGTTATCTCAGGGGCGCTGTTCGTAATAATCGGTTGGATGTTTATCCGCTTCGACGGGATGGTGGGGGCTACCGGACTCTTTGGCGATAACACCGACTTAGAGTTTCGCCTACAAGATCGCATTAACGACTGGTTCGGTTGGATTCCGGGCTGGTTGGTCGCAGTGGTTGTTCTGGTGGCGGCTCTGGCGGTGGCTTGGAAACGAGCTCGGCGGGAAATGGCTTAA
- a CDS encoding metalloregulator ArsR/SmtB family transcription factor encodes MVSGSKRDELFNDLATVGKALANPNRLKIIDLLSQAEYSVDAIATELRTGVTTISAHLQVLKAASVVATRSEGTKVIYRLAGDDVAHLYAALGAVARSHSAQVARSLEDYLAGELAETSEAGPAGVDEHSGGEAEVKQVTKAELERRLNEGNITLIDVRSPIEYAAGHIGGAVSIPYSELVERLEEISALTSLGFEADGQPRSEHQIVAYCRGAHCVLAHEAVRILNAHGYHAVRLEEGFLEWRIAGKAVEV; translated from the coding sequence GTGGTCAGCGGCAGCAAGAGAGATGAACTCTTTAACGATCTGGCAACCGTGGGCAAGGCGTTAGCGAACCCGAATCGGCTGAAGATAATCGACTTGTTAAGCCAAGCTGAATACTCCGTGGATGCCATTGCGACTGAATTACGTACGGGCGTCACCACTATTTCGGCTCATCTGCAGGTCTTGAAGGCCGCCAGTGTGGTAGCCACCCGATCTGAGGGAACCAAGGTCATCTACCGTTTGGCTGGTGACGATGTGGCCCACCTGTATGCAGCACTTGGCGCAGTAGCGCGTTCGCATTCGGCGCAGGTGGCGCGTTCGTTGGAAGACTACTTGGCTGGAGAACTAGCAGAGACGAGTGAGGCGGGCCCAGCTGGGGTGGATGAACATAGCGGGGGCGAAGCCGAGGTGAAACAGGTGACCAAGGCCGAACTTGAGCGGCGACTAAACGAGGGCAATATCACCCTCATCGACGTTCGCTCACCGATTGAGTACGCGGCGGGCCATATTGGTGGTGCGGTTTCGATTCCGTATAGCGAACTGGTCGAGCGGTTAGAGGAAATTTCGGCCCTCACTTCTCTTGGGTTTGAAGCCGATGGACAGCCCCGAAGCGAGCATCAAATCGTCGCTTATTGTCGCGGTGCCCATTGTGTACTGGCGCACGAAGCAGTACGTATCTTGAACGCCCACGGTTACCATGCAGTTCGACTTGAAGAGGGATTCTTAGAATGGCGAATTGCTGGTAAGGCGGTTGAGGTTTAA
- a CDS encoding SRPBCC family protein, whose translation MRYSDAPSFEASIDIDAPAPIVWMLVTDINTPARFSEEFQGAEWIDGGPAPGASFKGRNEHSAMGGWETISYVTVYEPERHFEWAVTSVESPTSTWWYRLEPSHDSKAPVRLTHGGRMGPAPSGLSIAIKAMPDKEERIVARRLSEWETNIHAVLEGIKNLAERQ comes from the coding sequence ATGCGGTATTCTGATGCGCCCAGCTTTGAAGCATCCATTGATATTGATGCTCCAGCGCCAATCGTTTGGATGCTAGTAACCGACATCAATACACCTGCCAGGTTCTCTGAAGAGTTCCAAGGCGCTGAATGGATAGATGGCGGGCCCGCACCCGGTGCCAGCTTCAAGGGCCGAAACGAACATTCGGCCATGGGGGGCTGGGAAACGATTTCTTACGTAACTGTTTACGAACCCGAAAGACATTTTGAGTGGGCCGTGACCAGCGTCGAATCGCCGACTTCCACCTGGTGGTACCGACTTGAACCGTCACACGATTCCAAAGCACCGGTTCGACTAACCCATGGGGGCCGAATGGGGCCAGCACCATCTGGTCTCTCCATTGCCATTAAAGCAATGCCTGATAAAGAAGAACGGATTGTGGCCCGGCGCCTGAGTGAATGGGAAACCAACATCCATGCCGTCCTCGAAGGCATTAAAAACTTGGCAGAACGTCAGTGA